Proteins encoded within one genomic window of Actinoplanes octamycinicus:
- a CDS encoding ATP-binding cassette domain-containing protein, translating into MTDTLADHADRALRRGEPLVELIGVGKSYGPIRALRDVDLVAAAGEVTCVLGDNGAGKSTLIKIISGLHPHTAGTMRVDRVERSFGSPREALDLGIATVYQDLAVVPLMEVWRNFFLGSELVAGRYPLAGMRIREMRRIADQELRKMGIAVADINQPIGTLSGGQRQCVAIARAVYFGARVLILDEPTAALGVKQSGVVLKYIAAARDAGLAVVFITHNPQHAYLVGDHFVILKLGAAVLDARRGTVTLDELTTQMAGGDELAELARELDRR; encoded by the coding sequence GTGACCGACACCCTGGCCGACCACGCGGACCGCGCGCTGCGGCGCGGCGAGCCCCTGGTCGAACTGATCGGCGTGGGCAAGTCCTACGGCCCGATCCGGGCGCTGCGCGACGTCGACCTGGTGGCCGCGGCCGGTGAGGTGACCTGCGTGCTCGGCGACAACGGGGCGGGCAAGTCGACGCTGATCAAAATCATCTCCGGGCTGCACCCGCACACCGCCGGGACGATGCGGGTGGACCGGGTGGAGCGGTCGTTCGGCTCGCCGCGCGAGGCGCTCGACCTGGGCATCGCCACCGTCTACCAGGACTTGGCGGTGGTCCCGCTGATGGAGGTGTGGCGCAACTTCTTCCTCGGCTCCGAGCTGGTCGCCGGGCGCTACCCGCTGGCCGGGATGCGGATCCGGGAGATGCGCCGGATCGCCGACCAGGAGCTGCGCAAGATGGGCATCGCGGTGGCCGACATCAACCAGCCGATCGGCACGCTGTCCGGCGGTCAGCGGCAGTGCGTGGCGATCGCCCGGGCGGTCTACTTCGGCGCCCGGGTGCTGATCCTGGACGAGCCGACCGCGGCGCTCGGCGTCAAGCAGTCCGGGGTGGTGCTGAAATACATCGCGGCGGCCCGGGACGCCGGCCTCGCGGTCGTCTTCATCACCCACAACCCGCAGCACGCCTACCTGGTCGGCGACCACTTCGTGATCCTCAAGCTGGGCGCCGCGGTGCTCGACGCCCGGCGCGGCACGGTCACCCTGGACGAGCTGACCACCCAGATGGCCGGCGGCGACGAGCTCGCCGAGCTGGCCCGCGAGCTGGACCGCCGGTGA
- a CDS encoding Gfo/Idh/MocA family protein, protein MTGLRVGVIGTGMIGRDHIRRMGTVQAGVTVVAVTDVDAALAARVAAPLGAATHPDGLDLIASPRVDAVLVCSWGGAHEEYVLAAIAAGKPVFCEKPLATTPEACLRIVAAETGHGRRLVQVGYMRRYDAAYRALKRVLDSGLIGAPLMMHCAHRNAGVPDFYQPDNIITDTAVHEIDMVRWMFGSEVAAVRVLRPRASRNAGELPDPLLLVLELANRVLIDVEISVNVRYGYDIRGEILGEDGTVSLGDPGLIAVRQGGRLASPVPGDWRDRFGAAYDVELREWAAAVAGGGPPDGPGAWDGYAAAAVSAAAVRALRTGERVPVDLGERPRLYDAGR, encoded by the coding sequence GTGACCGGCCTGCGGGTCGGGGTGATCGGCACCGGCATGATCGGGCGCGACCACATCCGCCGGATGGGCACCGTCCAGGCCGGCGTCACGGTGGTCGCGGTGACCGATGTGGACGCCGCGCTGGCGGCCCGGGTGGCCGCCCCGCTCGGCGCCGCCACCCACCCGGACGGGCTCGACCTGATCGCCTCGCCGCGGGTGGACGCCGTGCTGGTCTGCTCGTGGGGCGGCGCGCACGAGGAGTACGTGCTCGCCGCGATCGCCGCCGGCAAGCCGGTCTTCTGCGAGAAGCCGCTGGCCACCACGCCGGAGGCGTGCCTGCGGATCGTCGCGGCCGAGACCGGGCACGGCCGCCGGCTGGTGCAGGTCGGCTACATGCGACGGTACGACGCCGCGTACCGGGCGCTGAAACGGGTGCTGGACAGCGGGCTGATCGGGGCGCCGCTGATGATGCACTGCGCGCACCGCAACGCGGGCGTGCCCGATTTCTATCAGCCGGACAACATCATCACCGACACCGCGGTGCACGAGATCGACATGGTGCGCTGGATGTTCGGCAGCGAGGTCGCCGCGGTCCGCGTGCTCCGGCCGCGGGCCAGCCGGAACGCCGGTGAGCTGCCCGATCCGCTGCTGCTCGTGCTGGAACTGGCGAACCGGGTGCTGATCGACGTGGAGATCTCGGTGAACGTCCGCTACGGGTACGACATCCGCGGCGAGATCCTCGGCGAGGACGGCACGGTGTCGCTGGGCGATCCGGGGCTGATCGCGGTGCGGCAGGGCGGGCGGCTGGCCAGCCCGGTGCCGGGGGACTGGCGGGACCGGTTCGGCGCGGCCTACGACGTCGAGCTGCGCGAGTGGGCCGCCGCGGTGGCCGGCGGCGGGCCGCCCGACGGGCCCGGGGCGTGGGACGGTTACGCGGCGGCGGCGGTCTCTGCCGCGGCGGTGCGGGCGCTGCGGACCGGGGAGCGGGTTCCGGTCGACCTGGGGGAGCGGCCCCGGCTCTACGACGCGGGGCGCTGA
- the paaN gene encoding phenylacetic acid degradation protein PaaN codes for MTAPADLYATHRELLERAIAAAAARDYWSAFPESPSKAVYGEDAAPAGERAFAALLGKPFPIEVPGAVGTVATERSPFGIELAVSYPRADPLALVAAARATIPAWRAVGPEGRAGIAAEILKRINARIFELAHAVQHTSGQAFVMAFQAGGAHAQDRALEAIACALAATTRMPARASWSKPQRGGDPLALTKTGTVVGRGVALVIGCTTFPTWNSYPGLFASLVTGNPVIVKPHPGAVLPLAITVRICREVLTEAGISPDVVTLAAEEPGDGIAATLATHPDVRIVDFTGSSSFGDWLEANARQAVVYTEKAGLNTVVLDSTDDYRGLLRNLAFSLSLYSGQMCTTPQNLLIPRDGIDTDQGRRTPEEFGADLATALDKLLGDPKRAAGTLGAIVNDGVLARLTEAAGSPGVVHPSAPVTDEQFPGATIRTPVVLRLDAADEKTYTREWFGPVSFLITTDSTGHSLRILTETVRAHGALTALVHSSSPAVLAAAREAALDAGVHLSENLTGGVFVNQTAAFSDLHGTGANPAATASLTDDYFVAGRFFTLQSRRHCPDAS; via the coding sequence GTGACCGCACCCGCAGACCTGTACGCCACCCACCGCGAGCTCCTCGAGCGCGCGATCGCCGCAGCCGCCGCCCGCGACTACTGGTCCGCGTTCCCGGAGTCGCCCAGCAAGGCCGTCTACGGGGAGGACGCCGCGCCGGCCGGCGAGCGCGCCTTCGCCGCCCTGCTCGGCAAGCCGTTCCCGATCGAGGTGCCCGGTGCGGTCGGCACCGTCGCCACCGAGCGCTCGCCGTTCGGCATCGAGCTGGCCGTCAGCTACCCCCGGGCCGACCCGCTCGCCCTGGTCGCCGCGGCCCGCGCCACCATCCCGGCCTGGCGCGCCGTCGGTCCGGAGGGCCGTGCCGGGATCGCCGCCGAGATCCTGAAGCGGATCAACGCGCGGATCTTCGAGCTGGCGCACGCCGTCCAGCACACCTCCGGCCAGGCGTTCGTGATGGCCTTCCAGGCCGGTGGGGCGCACGCGCAGGACCGGGCGCTGGAGGCGATCGCCTGCGCGCTGGCCGCCACCACCCGGATGCCGGCCCGGGCGTCCTGGTCGAAGCCGCAGCGCGGCGGCGACCCGCTCGCGCTGACCAAGACCGGCACCGTGGTCGGCCGGGGCGTCGCCCTGGTCATCGGCTGCACCACCTTCCCGACCTGGAACAGCTACCCGGGCCTGTTCGCCAGCCTGGTCACCGGCAACCCGGTGATCGTCAAACCGCACCCGGGTGCGGTGCTGCCGCTCGCCATCACCGTGCGGATCTGCCGCGAGGTGCTGACCGAGGCCGGGATCAGCCCGGACGTGGTCACCCTCGCCGCCGAGGAGCCCGGCGACGGCATCGCGGCCACCCTGGCCACCCATCCGGACGTGCGGATCGTCGACTTCACCGGGTCCAGCTCGTTCGGCGACTGGCTGGAGGCGAACGCGCGGCAGGCGGTCGTCTACACCGAGAAGGCCGGGCTGAACACGGTCGTGCTCGACTCCACCGACGACTACCGGGGCCTGCTGCGCAACCTGGCGTTCTCGCTGTCGCTCTACAGCGGACAGATGTGCACCACCCCGCAGAACCTGCTGATCCCGCGCGACGGCATCGACACCGACCAGGGCCGGCGCACGCCGGAGGAGTTCGGCGCCGACCTGGCCACCGCGCTCGACAAGCTGCTCGGCGACCCGAAACGGGCGGCCGGCACGCTCGGCGCGATCGTCAACGACGGCGTGCTGGCCCGGCTGACCGAGGCGGCCGGGTCGCCGGGGGTGGTGCACCCGTCGGCACCGGTGACCGACGAGCAGTTCCCGGGGGCCACCATCCGGACGCCGGTGGTGCTGCGCCTGGACGCGGCCGACGAGAAGACGTACACCCGGGAGTGGTTCGGGCCGGTGTCGTTCCTGATCACCACCGACTCGACCGGGCACAGCCTGCGGATCCTCACCGAGACGGTGCGGGCGCACGGGGCGCTGACCGCGCTGGTGCACTCGTCGTCGCCGGCGGTGCTGGCGGCGGCCCGGGAGGCGGCGCTGGACGCCGGGGTGCACCTGTCGGAGAACCTGACTGGAGGAGTTTTCGTGAATCAGACGGCCGCGTTCAGCGATCTGCACGGGACGGGGGCGAATCCGGCGGCGACCGCGTCGCTCACCGACGACTATTTCGTCGCCGGCCGGTTCTTCACGCTGCAGTCCCGGCGTCACTGCCCGGACGCGTCATGA
- the paaA gene encoding 1,2-phenylacetyl-CoA epoxidase subunit PaaA, which produces MSGSAAAGPARTGEAVFTETIARDQRVEPRDWMPDGYRQTLIRQIAQHAHSEIIGMQPEGEWITRAPTLRRKAILLAKVQDEAGHGLYLYSAAETLGADRGDLTRRLIEGRQKYSSIFNYPTLSFADVGVIGWLVDGAAICNQVPLCRSSYGPYARAMIRICKEESFHQRQGYELLMTMMGGTPAQRDMVQDAVNRWWWPSLMMFGPPDGDSPNSARSMAWKIKRHSNDELRQRFVDMTVPQAQALGVTLPDPDLRWNEDRQSHDFGEPDWSELKRVITGDGPLNRQRIERRKQADSDGAWVREAAAAHAAKHRSGS; this is translated from the coding sequence ATGAGCGGCTCCGCGGCGGCCGGCCCGGCGCGGACCGGCGAGGCCGTCTTCACCGAGACCATCGCCCGTGACCAGCGGGTCGAGCCGCGGGACTGGATGCCGGACGGCTACCGGCAGACGCTGATCCGGCAGATCGCCCAGCACGCCCACTCCGAGATCATCGGCATGCAGCCGGAGGGCGAGTGGATCACCCGTGCCCCGACCCTGCGGCGCAAGGCGATCCTGCTGGCCAAGGTGCAGGACGAGGCCGGCCACGGCCTCTACCTCTACTCGGCCGCCGAGACGCTCGGCGCCGACCGGGGTGACCTGACCCGGCGGCTGATCGAGGGCCGGCAGAAGTACTCGTCGATCTTCAACTATCCGACGCTGAGCTTCGCCGACGTCGGGGTGATCGGCTGGCTGGTCGACGGCGCGGCGATCTGCAACCAGGTCCCGCTCTGCCGCAGCTCCTACGGCCCGTACGCGCGGGCGATGATCCGGATCTGCAAGGAGGAGTCCTTCCACCAGCGGCAGGGCTACGAGCTGCTGATGACCATGATGGGCGGCACGCCGGCCCAGCGCGACATGGTGCAGGACGCGGTGAACCGCTGGTGGTGGCCGTCGCTGATGATGTTCGGCCCGCCGGACGGCGACTCGCCGAACTCGGCCCGTTCGATGGCCTGGAAGATCAAACGGCACAGCAACGACGAGCTGCGGCAGCGTTTCGTCGACATGACCGTGCCGCAGGCGCAGGCGCTGGGCGTCACCCTGCCCGACCCGGACCTGCGGTGGAACGAGGACCGGCAGAGCCACGACTTCGGCGAACCGGACTGGTCCGAGCTGAAGCGGGTGATCACCGGGGACGGGCCGCTGAACCGGCAGCGGATCGAGCGGCGCAAGCAGGCGGACAGCGACGGGGCGTGGGTGCGCGAGGCCGCTGCCGCGCACGCGGCGAAACACAGGAGTGGATCATGA
- the paaB gene encoding 1,2-phenylacetyl-CoA epoxidase subunit PaaB, with amino-acid sequence MSEDVRHEWPLFEVFVRAKRGLNHVHVGSLRAADHRMAVHHARDLYTRRNEGVSIWVVRSDDVVASDPEEKAALFEPSADKVYRHPTYYAIPDSVPHI; translated from the coding sequence ATGAGCGAGGACGTCCGGCACGAGTGGCCGTTGTTCGAGGTGTTCGTACGGGCCAAGCGCGGGCTCAACCACGTGCACGTGGGCTCGCTGCGGGCCGCCGACCACCGGATGGCGGTGCACCACGCGCGGGATCTCTACACCCGGCGCAACGAGGGGGTCAGCATCTGGGTGGTGCGCTCCGACGACGTGGTGGCCAGCGATCCCGAGGAGAAGGCGGCGCTGTTCGAGCCGAGCGCCGACAAGGTGTACCGGCACCCGACGTACTACGCCATCCCCGATTCGGTTCCGCACATCTGA
- the paaC gene encoding 1,2-phenylacetyl-CoA epoxidase subunit PaaC encodes MAFDDAYGALTDHDDDARWAYGTGFTDPLHGVPAEIPDGVDRAGLFARCLALGDDALIMSHRLQQWVTRAPELEDELALANIGLDLLGQARLLLTRAGEAEGAGRDEDDLAYRREPHEFRNVRLAEVADADFAHLVARLLVFATWRLALFDRLTADPDPVLAAIAAKGVKEITYHRDYAAQWVVRLGDGTELSHERMVAAMTAVAPLIDELFDGDAGLRAECDAVLAQVLTAATVPAPPIPAGSGRRDEHTAALTEILAEMQQLARAVPGGSW; translated from the coding sequence ATGGCCTTCGACGACGCGTACGGCGCGCTGACCGACCACGATGACGACGCCCGCTGGGCGTACGGGACCGGCTTCACCGACCCGCTCCACGGCGTGCCCGCGGAGATCCCGGACGGGGTGGACCGGGCCGGGCTGTTCGCCCGCTGCCTGGCGCTCGGCGACGACGCCCTGATCATGTCGCACCGGCTGCAGCAGTGGGTGACCCGGGCGCCCGAGCTGGAGGACGAGCTGGCCCTGGCCAACATCGGGCTGGACCTGCTCGGCCAGGCCCGGCTGCTGCTCACCCGGGCCGGCGAGGCCGAGGGGGCCGGGCGGGACGAGGACGATCTGGCGTACCGGCGGGAGCCGCACGAGTTCCGCAACGTGCGGCTCGCCGAGGTCGCCGACGCCGACTTCGCGCACCTGGTGGCCCGGCTGCTGGTCTTCGCGACCTGGCGGCTGGCGCTCTTCGACCGGCTGACCGCCGACCCCGACCCGGTGCTCGCCGCGATCGCGGCGAAAGGCGTCAAGGAGATCACCTACCACCGGGACTACGCCGCCCAGTGGGTGGTCCGGCTCGGCGACGGCACCGAGTTGTCGCACGAGCGGATGGTCGCGGCGATGACCGCGGTGGCTCCGCTGATCGACGAGCTGTTCGACGGCGATGCCGGGCTGCGCGCCGAGTGTGACGCGGTGCTCGCCCAGGTGCTCACCGCGGCGACCGTCCCGGCGCCGCCGATCCCGGCCGGATCGGGCCGGCGCGACGAGCACACCGCGGCGCTGACCGAGATCCTCGCCGAGATGCAGCAGCTGGCCCGCGCCGTCCCGGGCGGGTCCTGGTGA
- the paaD gene encoding 1,2-phenylacetyl-CoA epoxidase subunit PaaD, translating to MVNAQAVVGTVTDPELPMVTLAELGIVREVRQDGDGVVVTITPTYSGCPAMESIRADIATALRRAGFGTVEVRTVLAPAWTTDWISESGRRKLAEAGIAPPGAAPRRGAGPIPLTLTPRSSAVHCPRCGAAETEAVAAFGATACRELRRCPACREPFEHMKEI from the coding sequence CTGGTGAACGCGCAGGCCGTGGTCGGCACCGTCACCGACCCGGAGCTGCCCATGGTCACCCTGGCCGAGCTGGGCATCGTGCGCGAGGTGCGGCAGGACGGCGACGGGGTGGTCGTGACGATCACCCCGACCTACTCGGGCTGCCCGGCGATGGAGAGCATCCGGGCCGACATCGCCACCGCGCTGCGCCGGGCCGGGTTCGGGACGGTCGAGGTGCGTACCGTGCTGGCGCCCGCCTGGACCACCGACTGGATCAGCGAGAGCGGCCGCCGCAAGCTGGCCGAGGCCGGCATCGCGCCGCCCGGCGCGGCGCCGCGCCGGGGTGCCGGGCCGATCCCGCTCACCCTGACCCCCCGGTCGTCCGCGGTCCACTGCCCGCGCTGCGGGGCCGCGGAGACCGAGGCGGTCGCCGCGTTCGGCGCGACCGCCTGCCGCGAGCTGCGCCGCTGCCCGGCCTGCCGGGAGCCGTTCGAGCACATGAAGGAGATCTGA
- the paaE gene encoding 1,2-phenylacetyl-CoA epoxidase subunit PaaE — protein sequence MAIGEFHALRVAAVDRLCPDAVAVTLAVPPDLADRFAFRPGQSLTVRRAGERRTYSICAPAGAAPRIGVREVPGGAVSSWIVHELRPGDEVEVAPPSGTFTPDLATGGRHVLIAAGSGITPVLSMVASLLRRPDTEVTLLYGNRRAETVMFAEELADLKDRYPARLELVHVLSREPREADLFSGRLDAARLRALLPALIDVPAVDHWWLCGPFGMVTDATEVLGEAGVAPERIHRELFWVDEAPPEPVRPEAESHGPSSEVTVHLDGRATTVTVEEGVTLLDGVQRSRPDLPFACKGGVCGTCRARVVEGEVTMRRNFALEPAELAAGFVLTCQSTAASAKVVVDFDE from the coding sequence GTGGCGATCGGCGAGTTCCACGCGCTGCGGGTCGCCGCGGTCGACCGGCTCTGCCCGGACGCCGTGGCGGTCACCCTGGCCGTGCCACCCGACCTGGCCGACCGGTTCGCCTTCCGGCCCGGCCAGTCGCTGACCGTCCGCCGGGCCGGCGAGCGCCGCACCTATTCGATCTGCGCGCCGGCCGGCGCCGCGCCGCGGATCGGCGTGCGGGAGGTGCCCGGCGGCGCGGTGTCCAGCTGGATCGTCCATGAGCTGCGGCCCGGCGACGAGGTCGAGGTGGCGCCGCCGTCCGGCACGTTCACCCCCGACCTGGCCACCGGCGGCCGGCACGTGCTGATCGCGGCCGGTTCCGGGATCACCCCGGTGCTGTCCATGGTGGCCTCGCTGCTGCGCCGCCCGGACACCGAGGTGACCCTGCTCTACGGCAACCGCCGGGCCGAGACGGTGATGTTCGCCGAAGAGCTCGCCGACCTCAAGGACCGCTACCCGGCCCGGCTGGAGCTGGTGCACGTGCTGTCCCGGGAGCCGCGCGAGGCCGACCTGTTCTCCGGCCGGCTCGACGCGGCCCGGCTGCGCGCCCTGCTGCCGGCGCTGATCGACGTCCCGGCGGTCGACCACTGGTGGCTGTGCGGGCCGTTCGGCATGGTGACCGACGCGACCGAGGTGCTCGGCGAGGCCGGGGTGGCGCCGGAGCGGATCCACCGGGAGCTGTTCTGGGTGGACGAGGCGCCGCCCGAGCCGGTCCGTCCCGAGGCCGAGTCGCACGGCCCGAGCAGCGAGGTCACCGTGCACCTGGACGGCCGGGCCACCACGGTCACCGTCGAGGAGGGCGTCACCCTGCTGGACGGGGTGCAGCGGTCCCGGCCGGACCTGCCGTTCGCCTGCAAGGGCGGGGTGTGCGGGACCTGCCGCGCCCGGGTGGTCGAGGGCGAGGTGACGATGCGGCGCAACTTCGCGCTGGAGCCGGCCGAGCTGGCCGCCGGGTTCGTGCTGACCTGTCAGAGCACGGCCGCGTCAGCCAAGGTGGTGGTCGACTTCGACGAGTGA
- a CDS encoding alpha/beta fold hydrolase — protein sequence MPSYSGSDGTPLHYDDHGPADRPPVIVLAGGAARHPDYLGDLAGLTGRHRLVVPHLRGVGRSPAGPSGSYWDQADDLDELRRHLGRDRLVIAGHSAGTRLATAYAARFPERVAGLALITPPATHLVDTPPDAEELIARRRGEPVFDAAAAAAKAGPDLSGAEAFAAWFRVCAPLGYAAWGPAEQAHAAVGEFALPAMVAFFSVPPPADFAARLGRVTAPVLVVAGAEDCLTGLAPVVALAGLFPAGRAEVLPKCGHYPWVERPDEFRLVLDEYLSLVEVDHHLG from the coding sequence GTGCCGAGTTACTCCGGATCTGACGGAACGCCCCTGCACTACGACGACCACGGACCCGCTGACCGGCCGCCGGTGATCGTGCTGGCCGGCGGCGCGGCCAGGCACCCGGACTACCTGGGTGACCTGGCCGGGCTGACCGGGCGGCACCGCCTCGTGGTCCCGCACCTGCGCGGGGTCGGCCGCTCCCCGGCCGGGCCGTCCGGCTCCTACTGGGACCAGGCCGACGACCTCGACGAGCTGCGCCGGCACCTGGGCCGGGACCGGCTGGTGATCGCCGGACATTCCGCCGGGACCCGGCTGGCGACCGCCTATGCCGCCCGGTTCCCGGAGCGGGTGGCCGGCTTGGCGCTGATCACGCCGCCCGCCACCCACCTGGTCGACACGCCGCCGGACGCCGAGGAGCTGATCGCCCGCCGCCGGGGCGAGCCGGTCTTCGACGCCGCCGCGGCGGCCGCGAAGGCCGGACCGGACCTGTCCGGCGCGGAGGCCTTCGCCGCCTGGTTCCGGGTGTGCGCGCCCCTCGGCTACGCCGCCTGGGGTCCGGCCGAGCAGGCGCACGCCGCGGTCGGCGAGTTCGCGCTGCCGGCCATGGTGGCGTTCTTCAGCGTGCCGCCGCCGGCCGATTTCGCCGCCCGCCTGGGCCGGGTGACCGCCCCGGTGCTGGTCGTCGCCGGCGCCGAGGACTGCCTGACCGGGCTGGCCCCGGTGGTCGCGCTGGCCGGCCTCTTCCCGGCCGGCCGGGCCGAGGTGCTGCCGAAGTGCGGCCATTACCCGTGGGTGGAGCGGCCGGACGAGTTCCGGCTCGTCCTCGACGAGTATCTGTCACTCGTCGAAGTCGACCACCACCTTGGCTGA
- a CDS encoding class I SAM-dependent methyltransferase, with the protein MEVFDQLAEKYQGEHSHNPFQTALIEKVSALLPAAASVLDLGCGTGVPTAQLLTDDGHRVVGVDIAEGMLRLAREQVPAAEFVHGNFAELPADFGRFEAVTAFFSLLMLSKAEIERTLDKVAGWLQPGGHFAIGMVNFDADSIPIEFMGVPVTVSGYLEPDLKAVLEAHGFTVESIETVFFTPTDGPQESQIFALARLRD; encoded by the coding sequence ATGGAGGTTTTCGATCAACTCGCTGAGAAATACCAGGGCGAGCACAGCCATAATCCGTTCCAGACAGCGCTGATCGAGAAGGTCAGCGCGCTGCTTCCGGCCGCTGCCTCGGTGCTCGATCTGGGCTGCGGCACCGGCGTCCCGACCGCCCAGCTCCTGACCGATGACGGTCATCGGGTGGTCGGGGTGGACATCGCCGAGGGGATGCTGCGGCTGGCCCGCGAGCAGGTGCCCGCGGCCGAGTTCGTGCACGGCAACTTCGCCGAGCTGCCCGCCGACTTCGGGAGGTTCGAGGCGGTCACCGCGTTCTTCTCGCTGCTCATGCTGAGCAAGGCGGAGATCGAGCGCACTCTCGACAAGGTCGCGGGCTGGCTGCAGCCGGGCGGTCACTTCGCGATCGGCATGGTCAACTTCGACGCGGACAGCATCCCGATCGAGTTCATGGGCGTCCCGGTGACCGTGTCCGGTTACCTGGAGCCGGATCTGAAGGCGGTCCTGGAGGCGCACGGCTTCACCGTGGAGAGCATCGAGACGGTCTTCTTCACGCCGACCGACGGGCCGCAGGAGAGCCAGATCTTCGCGCTGGCCCGGCTCCGGGACTAA
- a CDS encoding TIGR03089 family protein, giving the protein MMSVEQRTVELITYYDDARGERVGLTAAELGRWSAATAALLADECGLAAGSRAGVLLPPHWQTAVVLLGAWAAGLEVSFRGWGPAGLSGSRGDAAGPGTGGAELDVTFVERRRVGSWLDEVPAARHRFVLGAGADDVPEDYRDFLPAVRAHLGAAPPRDRVRLDEPAATDGTTFGAYGAVAAEVARSRGLRRGDRVLIDAAASEEPLIWLLAPLTAGASIVLCAGLDRSRRDERIAAEGVTCVF; this is encoded by the coding sequence ATGATGAGCGTTGAGCAGCGGACCGTCGAGTTGATCACCTACTACGACGACGCCCGCGGGGAGCGCGTCGGGCTGACCGCGGCCGAGCTGGGCCGGTGGAGCGCGGCGACCGCGGCGCTGCTGGCCGACGAGTGCGGGCTGGCCGCCGGGAGCCGGGCCGGGGTGCTGCTGCCGCCGCACTGGCAGACGGCGGTGGTGCTGCTCGGCGCGTGGGCGGCCGGGCTCGAGGTGTCGTTCCGTGGCTGGGGGCCGGCCGGGTTGAGCGGAAGCCGAGGGGACGCGGCCGGGCCGGGCACGGGCGGTGCGGAGCTGGACGTGACGTTCGTCGAGCGGCGCCGGGTGGGCAGCTGGCTGGACGAGGTGCCGGCGGCGCGGCACCGGTTCGTGCTCGGGGCGGGGGCTGACGACGTACCGGAGGATTACCGTGATTTCCTGCCCGCGGTGCGCGCGCATCTCGGCGCGGCCCCGCCGCGGGATCGGGTCCGGCTCGATGAGCCGGCCGCGACGGACGGGACCACCTTCGGTGCATACGGCGCGGTTGCCGCGGAGGTCGCCCGGTCGCGCGGTCTGCGGCGGGGTGACCGGGTGCTGATCGACGCGGCCGCCTCGGAGGAGCCGCTGATCTGGCTGCTGGCACCGCTGACCGCCGGGGCGTCGATCGTGCTCTGCGCCGGGCTTGATCGGTCGCGCCGGGACGAGCGGATCGCGGCCGAGGGCGTGACATGCGTGTTCTGA
- a CDS encoding peptidoglycan-binding protein: protein MTARGMLTVVGSAVGGLIGWSDTPPTADPESLRAHFADFGVQVGPDPAELIEAVRAFQTRVGIDPDGEAGPETVHLLAHYAREARALAAFRSAA from the coding sequence ATGACCGCACGAGGAATGCTCACCGTGGTCGGCTCCGCCGTCGGCGGCCTGATCGGCTGGTCCGACACCCCGCCCACCGCGGACCCGGAAAGCCTGCGCGCGCACTTCGCCGACTTCGGCGTCCAGGTCGGCCCGGACCCGGCCGAGCTCATCGAGGCGGTCCGCGCCTTCCAGACCCGGGTCGGCATCGACCCCGACGGCGAGGCCGGCCCGGAGACGGTCCACCTGCTCGCCCACTACGCCCGCGAGGCCCGCGCCCTGGCCGCCTTCCGCAGCGCGGCCTGA